A DNA window from Salvelinus sp. IW2-2015 linkage group LG4q.1:29, ASM291031v2, whole genome shotgun sequence contains the following coding sequences:
- the amfra gene encoding E3 ubiquitin-protein ligase AMFR, protein MPLLFLERFPWPSLQTYTALSAVFLAGSILSGYCTVPEPVEYTQTQSSTPVESDNDEDPITSLSDVAATVRLYLVSDTVFVWVMVNTACCVLMLIAKVIQCIVFGPLRVSEKQHLKDKFWNFIFYKFIFIFGVLNVQTVEEVVMWCLWFAVLVFMHLMVQLCKDRFEYLSFSPTTPMGSHVRVLTMLVGMLLTCCGLALLCGLLGNPHGVHTVAFMAAECMLVFVRTGHVIIRYSIHLWDLNHEGTWESKGSYVYYTDFVMELALLGLDLMHHIHMLLFGNIWLSMASLVIFMQLRYLFHEVQKRIRRHKNYLRVINNMEARFAVATSDELVANNDDCAICWDSMMTARKLPCGHLFHNSCLRSWLEQDTSCPTCRMSLNISEGAGGEREERQREPMLEDNMGPGGPGPEARPHLNQHNHFFHFDGSRIASWLPSFSVEVMHTTNILGIVQQANNSQLNAMAHQIGEMFPEVPYHLVLQDLQLTRSVEVTTDNILDGRIVVPFPIQPVDHSASQVNPSPQDVGGASGSSEFVTPEVEDFEVRGSRFSKSAEERQKILLQRKDELLLRAQRRYLSKSPEENAAAMNDDDEYDEGLPSLEDDIPAGSVLDSMTLRRRKLAAAAERRMHVYQ, encoded by the exons ATGCCTTTGCTGTTTTTGGAGAGATTTCCATGGCCCAGTTTGCAGACATACACAGCTCTGAGTGCTGTATTTCTCGCTGGGTCAATATTGAGTGGCTACTGTACTGTCCCAGAGCCAGTagagtacacacagacacagagcagtACTCCTGTAGAAAGTGATAATGATGAGGACCCAATCACCAGCCTTAGCGATGTGGCAGCCACTGTCCGGTTGTACCTGGTCTCAGACACTGTTTTTGTTTGG GTGATGGTGAATACAGCCTGCTGTGTCCTGATGTTGATTGCAAAGGTGATCCAGTGCATTGTCTTTGGGCCGCTCCGTGTCAGTGAAAAACAG CACCTGAAGGACAAGTTTTGGAACTTCATCTTCTACAAGTTTATCTTCATCTTCGGGGTGCTCAACGTTCAGacggtggaggaggtggtgatgTGGTGTCTGTGGTTCGCTGTCCTCGTCTTCATGCACCTCATGGTCCAGCTCTGCAAGGACCGCTTTGAATAT CTGTCATTCTCACCCACCACTCCTATGGGCAGCCATGTGAGGGTTCTGACCATGCTGGTGGGTATGCTGCTGACCTGCTGTGGCCTGGCACTGCTCTGTGGTCTCCTGGGAAATCCCCATGGCGTACACACCGTCGCCTTCATGGCCGCTGAG TGTATGCTGGTGTTCGTTAGAACTGGACATGTCATTATCCG GTACTCTATCCACCTGTGGGACTTGAACCATGAAGGCACCTGGGAGAGTAAAGGATCCTACGTTTACTACACTGACTTTGTGATGGAGCTGGCTCTGCTGGGGCTCGACCTTATGCACCACATCCACATGCTG cTGTTTGGTAACATCTGGCTCTCTATGGCCAGCCTGGTGATCTTCATGCAGCTGCGTTACCTGTTCCATGAGGTGCAGAAGAGAATCCGTCGCCACAAGAACTACCTCCGTGTCATCAACAACATGGAGGCCAG GTTTGCTGTGGCCACCTCTGATGAGCTGGTAGCGAACAATGATGACTGTGCTATCTGCTGGGACTCCATGATGACAGCACGCAAGCTGCCCTGTGGACATCTCTTCCACAA CTCTTGCCTGCGTTCCTGGTTGGAGCAGGACACGTCGTGTCCCACGTGCCGTATGTCTCTGAACATCAGCGAgggggctggaggagagagagaggagaggcagagggagcccATGCTGGAAGACAACATGGGCCCTGGAGGCCCCGGGCCAGAGGCAAGGCCACACCTCAACCAGCACAACCACTTCTTCCACTTTGACG GTTCTCGCATTGCCAGCTGGCTGCCCAGTTTCTCTGTGGAAGTGATGCACACAACCAACATCCTGGGCATCGTACAACAGGCCAACAACTCCCAGCTCAATGCCATG GCCCATCAGATCGGGGAGATGTTTCCGGAGGTTCCCTACCATCTTGTGCTGCAGGATCTGCAGCTGACCCGCTCTGTAGAGGTCACCACTGACAACATCCTGGACGGACGCATCGTGGTTCCTTTCCCCATACAG cctGTGGATCACTCCGCCTCCCAGGTCAACCCCTCCCCACAAGATGTGGGTGGGGCCAGCGGGAGTTCAGAGTTCGTGACCCCCGAGGTGGAGGACTTTGAGGTCCGAGGCAGCCGCTTCTCCAAGTCAGCcgaggagagacagaagatacTGCTACAGAGGAAAGATGAGCTACTGCTACGAGCACAGAG GAGATATCTGAGCAAGAGCCCAGAGGAAAATGCTGCTGCTATGAACGATGATGATGAGTACGATGAAGGTCTGCCCTCTCTTGAGGATGACATCCCAGCAGGCTCAGTTTTAGACTCTATGACCCTGCGACGCAGAAAGTTAGCGGCAGCTGCTGAGCGCCGCATGCACGTGTACCAGTGA
- the nfatc3b gene encoding nuclear factor of activated T-cells, cytoplasmic 3 isoform X1, with protein sequence MSTVNFSGNEELDFRLIFGEEAQQQLGPVAGPEPDDSTQYYTTQPIGQAPDVQQSHQRHQAVSNQAPLQAHGNYHSSSSYEDHGSRYSATGHIPKAFDCPSIQITSISHQELVSSQDALLISGADGGGECSRECSSSTDHLYLSLDPCYRDSSSLNPSPCSSLSSRSWLSDMSSCESFSHVYDDVEAELNEAAARFTLGSPLASPLASPICSPQGQAAGGFGVELWQQQYFMSTYSLSPHQSPRQSPRQSPCHSPRNSVTDENWLNLHPTSRSGSRPTSPCGKRRHSSADVHLASPSPHHSPSPTPGHSPRGSVTEDTWVGGSPGAMGALLYSFPEVDVPSKTRRTSHQAHMGLFQAQGDSGQGLEDDRAALPYLDSPAEESGSILKQDGLFEEVFLSVPSHFTWSKPKLGNTPLFSPVLAPPPRTSSLPPLDWPLPSQFGQCELKVDVQPRGHHRAHYETEGSRGAIKAASGGHPSVKLIGYNEKPVNLQIFIGTADDRYLRPHAFYQVHRVTGKTVATACQESVISSTKVLEIPLLPENNMSSSIDCAGILKLRNSDIELRKGETDIGRKNTRVRVAFRVYIPQPSGKVMCLQAASIPVECSQRSATDLPQMESCSPVSCLVSGGEEMVITGSNISPESKVIFLEKSPDGHTQWEVDGNVIGEKSKRSRIVVEIPTYHNTTVSSAVQVQFYVCNGKRRRSQTQNFTYLAGASPHHYPTAIDCTVVATQVKQEHRDSAYLSTCTNPPGLYPTSSQLTSPGVAFSQDKALYGSSGGHPVPCDPPSQAAYTPSGSSPLQHSPHLHSYSPRMGYQRISLVHTPDPMPPLRTKPVYQVTQHNVPYSGQASSPMRPGPAAPQVNRPQSAQTKPAASSPHREMYQSLIGPDLSGATLQSAGNHTQNTSQLHSLSYHCSQSDSDLAALQAEYNLSYHSARNLPASYSPTPGAQATCSTSPSASASSGGPLRQLSPSRAQGLASISDPQECTPAPHFLFSNDQEKVNIKQEPEEKLPLGNMRLQEITLDDVNEIIDRDISQLIGGGAAESSQPGQDPYEWDSVILQ encoded by the exons CTGGTCCAGAACCTGATGACAGCACGCAATACTACACCACCCAGCCTATTGGCCAGGCCCCGGACGTACAACAGAGTCACCAGCGCCATCAAGCTGTCTCTAACCAGGCTCCTCTGCAGGCCCATGGTAACTACCACTCCAGCTCCAGCTATGAAGATCACGGTTCCAGATACAGTGCCACTGGACACATCCCCAAGGCATTTGACTGCCCAAGCATCCAAATCACATCCATCAGTCACCAAGAGCTGGTCTCCAGCCAGGATGCCTTGCTCATCAGTGGGGCAGATGGCGGGGGGGAGTGCAGCCGCGAGTGTTCCTCGTCCACGGATCACCTCTACCTGTCCCTGGACCCCTGTTACAGGGACTCATCCTCCCTGAACCCCAGCCCCTGCAGCAGCCTGTCCTCCAGGAGCTGGCTGTCTGACATGTCTTCCTGCGAGTCCTTCTCCCACGTGTATGATGACGTGGAGGCTGAGCTAAACGAGGCGGCCGCCCGCTTCACCCTGGGCTCCCCGCTGGCTTCTCCCCTGGCCTCCCCTATCTGCTCACCACAGGGCCAGGCCGCAGGGGGATTTGGGGTAGAGCTGTGGCAGCAGCAGTACTTCATGAGCACCTACTCACTCTCGCCCCACCAGTCCCCTCGCCAATCGCCCCGCCAGTCCCCCTGTCACTCCCCGCGCAACAGCGTCACAGATGAGAACTGGCTGAACCTGCATCCCACCTCCAGGTCTGGCTCAAGACCCACATCCCCTTGTGGGAAAAGAAGGCACTCCAGTGCCGACGTCCACTTAGCCTCCCCCTCGCCACACCACTCCCCCAGCCCCACACCGGGCCACTCTCCCAGGGGCAGTGTGACAGAGGATACCTGGGTGGGTGGAAGCCCTGGTGCCATGGGGGCCCTCCTGTACAGCTTCCCTGAGGTAGACGTTCCGTCCAAGACCAGGAGGACCTCTCATCAGGCTCACATGGGTCTATTCCAAGCACAGGGAGATTCCGGGCAGGGGCTGGAAGACGACAGAGCTGCTTTGccttacctggattcacctgcagAGGAGTCTGGGTCTATTCTAAAACAGGATGGCCTTTTTGAAGAAGTTTTTCTCTCGGTTCCCTCACACTTCACCTGGAGCAAACCCAAACTTGGCAACACACCCCTTTTCAG CCCTGTGTTGGCTCCCCCACCCAGGACCTCGTCCCTGCCCCCTCTGGACTGGCCCCTGCCCAGCCAGTTTGGCCAGTGTGAGCTGAAGGTGGATGTGCAGCCGCGGGGCCACCACAGGGCCCACTATGAGACAGAGGGGAGTCGGGGGGCCATCAAGGCTGCCTCAGGAGGACACCCTTCAGTCAAG CTCATTGGATACAACGAGAAGCCAGTCAACCTGCAGATTTTCATTGGAACGGCAGACGATCGCTACTTGAGACCGCATGCCTTCTACCAGGTGCACAGAGTAACGGGAAAGACGGTGGCTACTGCTTGCCAGGAAAGTGTAATAAGCAGTACAAAGGTTCTGGAAATACCTCTGCTCCCCGAAAACAATATGTCCAGCAG TATTGACTGTGCAGGCATCTTGAAGCTGAGGAACTCTGACATTGAGCTCAGGAAGGGGGAGACAGACATCGGGAGGAAGAACACACGTGTGCGAGTGGCATTCCGTGTGTATATCCCTCAGCCCAGCGGAAAGGTCATGTGCCTGCAAGCTGCCTCTATTCCTGTGGAGTGCT CCCAGCGCTCGGCCACAGACCTTCCCCAGATGGAGAGCTGCAGTCCCGTCAGCTGCTTGGTCAGTGGGGGGGAGGAGATGGTCATCACCGGCTCCAACATATCCCCAGAGTCAAAGGTCATCTTCCTGGAGAAAAGCCCTG ATGGACACACACAATGGGAAGTTGACGGAAACGTTATTGGAGAAAAGAGTAAAAGA TCCAGAATCGTGGTTGAGATTCCTACCTACCACAACACAACTGTGAGCTCTGCAGTCCAGGTGCAGTTCTATGTGTGTAacgggaagaggagaagaagccaGACACAAAACTTCACATACTTGGCTGGTGCTTCTCCACACCATTATCCCACTGCCATTGACTGTACAGTTGTGGCTACTCAAGTGAAGCAAGAGCACAGAGACTCCGCCTATCTGTCTACCTGCACCAATCCCCCTGGCCTATATCCAACCAGCAGCCAGCTGACTTCTCCTGGCGTGGCCTTCTCTCAGGACAAGGCCTTGTATGGTTCCTCTGGTGGTCACCCAGTGCCTTGTGATCCACCCTCCCAGGCAGCATACACTCCCTCTGGCTCCTCGCCTCTTCAGCACTCCCCTCACCTCCACAGCTACAGCCCCCGTATGGGATACCAGCGGATAAGCCTTGTGCATACACCTGACCCCATGCCACCCCTTCGGACAAAGCCTGTCTACcaggtcacacaacacaatgtgccTTACAGCGGCCAGGCCAGCTCTCCCATGAGACCTGGCCCTGCCGCACCCCAGGTCAATCGACCTCAGTCTGCCCAGACCAAACCAGCTGCCTCCAGCCCTCATAGGGAAATGTACCAGAGCCTCATTGGACCTGATCTCTCTGGCGCCACTCTCCAGTCTGCGGGAAACCACACCCAGAATACAAGCCAGCTGCACTCACTAAGCTACCACTGCTCCCAATCAGACTCTGACCTGGCAGCCCTACAGGCTGAGTATAATCTGAGCTATCACTCTGCCAGAAACTTGCCTGCCTCGTATTCCCCCACCCCTGGAGCACAAGCAACCTGCTCCACCTCCCCGTCAGCATCAGCCTCCTCTGGGGGTCCTCTGAGGCAACTGTCCCCCAGCAGAGCCCAGGGCCTGGCCTCTATTAGTGACCCCCAGGAGTGTACCCCGGCCCCCCATTTCCTTTTCTCAAACGACCAAGAGAAAGTGAACATCAAGCAGGAACCAGAGGAGAAGCTGCCTCTCGGCAACATGAGGCTCCAGGAGATCACACTGGATGATG TGAATGAGATCATCGACAGAGAcatatctcagctcattggtggTGGTGCAGCAGAGTCCAGCCAACCAGGACAGGATCCTTATGAATGGGATTCTGTGATTCTCCAGTGA
- the nfatc3b gene encoding nuclear factor of activated T-cells, cytoplasmic 3 isoform X2: protein MSTVNFSGNEELDFRLIFGEEAQQQLGPVAGPEPDDSTQYYTTQPIGQAPDVQQSHQRHQAVSNQAPLQAHGNYHSSSSYEDHGSRYSATGHIPKAFDCPSIQITSISHQELVSSQDALLISGADGGGECSRECSSSTDHLYLSLDPCYRDSSSLNPSPCSSLSSRSWLSDMSSCESFSHVYDDVEAELNEAAARFTLGSPLASPLASPICSPQGQAAGGFGVELWQQQYFMSTYSLSPHQSPRQSPRQSPCHSPRNSVTDENWLNLHPTSRSGSRPTSPCGKRRHSSADVHLASPSPHHSPSPTPGHSPRGSVTEDTWVGGSPGAMGALLYSFPEVDVPSKTRRTSHQAHMGLFQAQGDSGQGLEDDRAALPYLDSPAEESGSILKQDGLFEEVFLSVPSHFTWSKPKLGNTPLFRTSSLPPLDWPLPSQFGQCELKVDVQPRGHHRAHYETEGSRGAIKAASGGHPSVKLIGYNEKPVNLQIFIGTADDRYLRPHAFYQVHRVTGKTVATACQESVISSTKVLEIPLLPENNMSSSIDCAGILKLRNSDIELRKGETDIGRKNTRVRVAFRVYIPQPSGKVMCLQAASIPVECSQRSATDLPQMESCSPVSCLVSGGEEMVITGSNISPESKVIFLEKSPDGHTQWEVDGNVIGEKSKRSRIVVEIPTYHNTTVSSAVQVQFYVCNGKRRRSQTQNFTYLAGASPHHYPTAIDCTVVATQVKQEHRDSAYLSTCTNPPGLYPTSSQLTSPGVAFSQDKALYGSSGGHPVPCDPPSQAAYTPSGSSPLQHSPHLHSYSPRMGYQRISLVHTPDPMPPLRTKPVYQVTQHNVPYSGQASSPMRPGPAAPQVNRPQSAQTKPAASSPHREMYQSLIGPDLSGATLQSAGNHTQNTSQLHSLSYHCSQSDSDLAALQAEYNLSYHSARNLPASYSPTPGAQATCSTSPSASASSGGPLRQLSPSRAQGLASISDPQECTPAPHFLFSNDQEKVNIKQEPEEKLPLGNMRLQEITLDDVNEIIDRDISQLIGGGAAESSQPGQDPYEWDSVILQ, encoded by the exons CTGGTCCAGAACCTGATGACAGCACGCAATACTACACCACCCAGCCTATTGGCCAGGCCCCGGACGTACAACAGAGTCACCAGCGCCATCAAGCTGTCTCTAACCAGGCTCCTCTGCAGGCCCATGGTAACTACCACTCCAGCTCCAGCTATGAAGATCACGGTTCCAGATACAGTGCCACTGGACACATCCCCAAGGCATTTGACTGCCCAAGCATCCAAATCACATCCATCAGTCACCAAGAGCTGGTCTCCAGCCAGGATGCCTTGCTCATCAGTGGGGCAGATGGCGGGGGGGAGTGCAGCCGCGAGTGTTCCTCGTCCACGGATCACCTCTACCTGTCCCTGGACCCCTGTTACAGGGACTCATCCTCCCTGAACCCCAGCCCCTGCAGCAGCCTGTCCTCCAGGAGCTGGCTGTCTGACATGTCTTCCTGCGAGTCCTTCTCCCACGTGTATGATGACGTGGAGGCTGAGCTAAACGAGGCGGCCGCCCGCTTCACCCTGGGCTCCCCGCTGGCTTCTCCCCTGGCCTCCCCTATCTGCTCACCACAGGGCCAGGCCGCAGGGGGATTTGGGGTAGAGCTGTGGCAGCAGCAGTACTTCATGAGCACCTACTCACTCTCGCCCCACCAGTCCCCTCGCCAATCGCCCCGCCAGTCCCCCTGTCACTCCCCGCGCAACAGCGTCACAGATGAGAACTGGCTGAACCTGCATCCCACCTCCAGGTCTGGCTCAAGACCCACATCCCCTTGTGGGAAAAGAAGGCACTCCAGTGCCGACGTCCACTTAGCCTCCCCCTCGCCACACCACTCCCCCAGCCCCACACCGGGCCACTCTCCCAGGGGCAGTGTGACAGAGGATACCTGGGTGGGTGGAAGCCCTGGTGCCATGGGGGCCCTCCTGTACAGCTTCCCTGAGGTAGACGTTCCGTCCAAGACCAGGAGGACCTCTCATCAGGCTCACATGGGTCTATTCCAAGCACAGGGAGATTCCGGGCAGGGGCTGGAAGACGACAGAGCTGCTTTGccttacctggattcacctgcagAGGAGTCTGGGTCTATTCTAAAACAGGATGGCCTTTTTGAAGAAGTTTTTCTCTCGGTTCCCTCACACTTCACCTGGAGCAAACCCAAACTTGGCAACACACCCCTTTTCAG GACCTCGTCCCTGCCCCCTCTGGACTGGCCCCTGCCCAGCCAGTTTGGCCAGTGTGAGCTGAAGGTGGATGTGCAGCCGCGGGGCCACCACAGGGCCCACTATGAGACAGAGGGGAGTCGGGGGGCCATCAAGGCTGCCTCAGGAGGACACCCTTCAGTCAAG CTCATTGGATACAACGAGAAGCCAGTCAACCTGCAGATTTTCATTGGAACGGCAGACGATCGCTACTTGAGACCGCATGCCTTCTACCAGGTGCACAGAGTAACGGGAAAGACGGTGGCTACTGCTTGCCAGGAAAGTGTAATAAGCAGTACAAAGGTTCTGGAAATACCTCTGCTCCCCGAAAACAATATGTCCAGCAG TATTGACTGTGCAGGCATCTTGAAGCTGAGGAACTCTGACATTGAGCTCAGGAAGGGGGAGACAGACATCGGGAGGAAGAACACACGTGTGCGAGTGGCATTCCGTGTGTATATCCCTCAGCCCAGCGGAAAGGTCATGTGCCTGCAAGCTGCCTCTATTCCTGTGGAGTGCT CCCAGCGCTCGGCCACAGACCTTCCCCAGATGGAGAGCTGCAGTCCCGTCAGCTGCTTGGTCAGTGGGGGGGAGGAGATGGTCATCACCGGCTCCAACATATCCCCAGAGTCAAAGGTCATCTTCCTGGAGAAAAGCCCTG ATGGACACACACAATGGGAAGTTGACGGAAACGTTATTGGAGAAAAGAGTAAAAGA TCCAGAATCGTGGTTGAGATTCCTACCTACCACAACACAACTGTGAGCTCTGCAGTCCAGGTGCAGTTCTATGTGTGTAacgggaagaggagaagaagccaGACACAAAACTTCACATACTTGGCTGGTGCTTCTCCACACCATTATCCCACTGCCATTGACTGTACAGTTGTGGCTACTCAAGTGAAGCAAGAGCACAGAGACTCCGCCTATCTGTCTACCTGCACCAATCCCCCTGGCCTATATCCAACCAGCAGCCAGCTGACTTCTCCTGGCGTGGCCTTCTCTCAGGACAAGGCCTTGTATGGTTCCTCTGGTGGTCACCCAGTGCCTTGTGATCCACCCTCCCAGGCAGCATACACTCCCTCTGGCTCCTCGCCTCTTCAGCACTCCCCTCACCTCCACAGCTACAGCCCCCGTATGGGATACCAGCGGATAAGCCTTGTGCATACACCTGACCCCATGCCACCCCTTCGGACAAAGCCTGTCTACcaggtcacacaacacaatgtgccTTACAGCGGCCAGGCCAGCTCTCCCATGAGACCTGGCCCTGCCGCACCCCAGGTCAATCGACCTCAGTCTGCCCAGACCAAACCAGCTGCCTCCAGCCCTCATAGGGAAATGTACCAGAGCCTCATTGGACCTGATCTCTCTGGCGCCACTCTCCAGTCTGCGGGAAACCACACCCAGAATACAAGCCAGCTGCACTCACTAAGCTACCACTGCTCCCAATCAGACTCTGACCTGGCAGCCCTACAGGCTGAGTATAATCTGAGCTATCACTCTGCCAGAAACTTGCCTGCCTCGTATTCCCCCACCCCTGGAGCACAAGCAACCTGCTCCACCTCCCCGTCAGCATCAGCCTCCTCTGGGGGTCCTCTGAGGCAACTGTCCCCCAGCAGAGCCCAGGGCCTGGCCTCTATTAGTGACCCCCAGGAGTGTACCCCGGCCCCCCATTTCCTTTTCTCAAACGACCAAGAGAAAGTGAACATCAAGCAGGAACCAGAGGAGAAGCTGCCTCTCGGCAACATGAGGCTCCAGGAGATCACACTGGATGATG TGAATGAGATCATCGACAGAGAcatatctcagctcattggtggTGGTGCAGCAGAGTCCAGCCAACCAGGACAGGATCCTTATGAATGGGATTCTGTGATTCTCCAGTGA